In Dehalococcoidia bacterium, a genomic segment contains:
- a CDS encoding SDR family oxidoreductase: MTRLSDKVAIVTGAGAGNGRAIARAFAAEGASVVVSDIDEAAARATAGLIGERAVALSADVSRAEDCRRLVQTAVRRFGALHVLVNNAGIWRSGTIEETSEADWDALMAVNVKGVFLCSKFAVPAIAAAGGGSIIHLCSLAGITATAGAVLYTASKHAVAGMTKAMALDHAQQGIRVNALCPGLIDTALAQAIYAMAGPGREEEMKGRYARATPLGRVGQPEDVAKAAVHLASDEAAWVTGMLYSVDGGVGLAPRR; encoded by the coding sequence ATGACACGGTTGAGCGACAAGGTCGCGATCGTCACCGGCGCGGGTGCGGGGAACGGCCGCGCGATCGCCCGCGCCTTCGCGGCGGAGGGCGCAAGCGTGGTGGTGAGCGACATCGACGAGGCCGCCGCGCGCGCGACGGCGGGGCTGATCGGCGAGCGGGCCGTGGCGCTGAGCGCGGACGTGAGCCGCGCCGAGGACTGCCGGCGGCTCGTGCAGACGGCGGTGCGGCGCTTCGGCGCGTTGCACGTGCTGGTGAACAACGCCGGCATCTGGCGCAGCGGCACGATCGAGGAGACGAGCGAAGCGGACTGGGACGCGCTGATGGCCGTAAACGTCAAGGGCGTCTTTCTGTGCAGCAAGTTCGCGGTGCCGGCGATCGCGGCGGCGGGCGGCGGCAGCATCATCCACCTCTGCTCGCTGGCCGGCATCACGGCGACGGCCGGTGCGGTGCTGTACACGGCGAGCAAGCATGCGGTGGCGGGCATGACGAAGGCGATGGCGCTGGACCACGCGCAGCAGGGCATCCGCGTGAACGCGCTCTGCCCCGGCCTGATCGACACGGCGCTGGCGCAGGCGATCTACGCGATGGCGGGGCCGGGGCGCGAGGAGGAGATGAAGGGCCGCTATGCCCGCGCCACGCCGCTGGGCCGCGTGGGCCAGCCGGAGGACGTGGCGAAGGCGGCGGTGCACCTGGCGAGCGACGAGGCGGCCTGGGTGACGGGCATGCTCTACTCGGTGGACGGCGGCGTGGGCCTGGCGCCGCGGCGCTGA
- a CDS encoding type II toxin-antitoxin system death-on-curing family toxin — protein sequence MSEVVYLTTEQVFTLYSAIFECTQQQAAHQLRSRAGLESALARAQFYGHYEDADLAMQAAVLAQGIAETQPFIEGNKRTALACLALFLDLNGYRVTASQQERMEWMLSLAEGATAAALAERIRACLAPAR from the coding sequence ATGAGCGAAGTGGTCTACCTGACCACCGAGCAAGTATTCACACTCTACAGCGCGATCTTCGAGTGTACGCAGCAGCAGGCGGCCCACCAACTCCGCAGCCGAGCCGGGCTTGAGTCCGCCCTCGCACGTGCGCAGTTCTACGGCCACTACGAGGATGCCGACCTGGCGATGCAAGCCGCGGTGCTGGCACAGGGCATCGCCGAAACACAGCCCTTCATCGAGGGAAACAAGCGCACTGCCCTCGCGTGCCTCGCGCTCTTCCTGGACCTGAACGGCTACCGGGTAACCGCCTCACAGCAGGAGCGCATGGAGTGGATGCTGAGCCTGGCCGAAGGCGCCACGGCCGCGGCGCTGGCCGAGCGCATCCGCGCCTGCCTCGCGCCCGCCCGCTGA
- a CDS encoding AbrB/MazE/SpoVT family DNA-binding domain-containing protein, giving the protein MKIVKIRRVGNSNVITLPREFEELGFSAGDEVVLDRTADGGLHILPARPVQEDFQARARRVVAENREALDLLAAYDRGEQVRHDGSTVTSAKRKARS; this is encoded by the coding sequence ATGAAGATCGTCAAGATTCGCCGCGTGGGCAACAGCAACGTGATCACACTGCCGCGCGAATTCGAGGAACTGGGCTTTTCGGCGGGTGACGAGGTGGTGCTGGATCGAACGGCGGATGGCGGTCTACACATTCTGCCGGCGCGTCCCGTTCAGGAGGACTTTCAGGCCCGTGCCCGGCGTGTGGTGGCGGAAAATCGGGAGGCGCTTGATCTGCTCGCGGCGTATGACCGGGGCGAACAGGTGCGGCACGATGGTTCCACCGTGACATCGGCGAAACGCAAGGCTCGATCATGA